The Falco biarmicus isolate bFalBia1 unplaced genomic scaffold, bFalBia1.pri scaffold_30, whole genome shotgun sequence genome window below encodes:
- the LOC130143489 gene encoding olfactory receptor 14C36-like: MSNSSSITQFLLLALADTQELQLLHFWLSLGIYLAALMASGLIITTIVCDHHLHTPMYFFLLNLSLLDLGSISTTLPKAMANSLWDTRDISYPGCAAQLFLIVFFLSAECSLLTVMAYDRYVAICQPLHYGTLLGSRACVHMAAAAWASGFLYAALHTANTLSLPLCHGNALGQVFCEIPQILKLSCSHTYLREVGLIVASVIVVFGCFIFIILSYMQIFRAVLRIPSEQGRHKAFSTCLPHLAVISLFLSTAIFAHLKPPSISSPSLDLVVAVLYLVVPPAVNPLIYSMRNQELTDALKKLMQSGVSQQH; this comes from the coding sequence atgtccaacagcagctccatcacccagttcctcctcctggcattggcagacacgcaggagctgcagctcttgcacttctggctctccctgggcatctacctggctgccctcatggccagtggcctcatcatcaccaccatAGTGTGCGACCACCACCtgcacacccccatgtacttcttcctcctcaatctctccctcctcgacctaggctccatctccaccactctccccaaagccatggccaactccctctgggacaccagggacatctcctacccaggatgtgctgcacagctcttcctgattgtctttttcctttcagcagagtgttctctcctcaccgtcatggcctatgaccgctacgtggccatctgccagcccctgcactacgggaccctgctgggcagcagagcttgtgtccacatggcagcagctgcctgggccagtgggtttctctatgctgcgctgcacacggccaatacactgtcactgccgctctgccacggcaatgccctgggacaggtcttctgtgaaatcccacagatcctcaagctctcctgctcacacacctacctcagggaagtggggcttatTGTGGCTAGTGTTATAGTAGTGTTTgggtgtttcattttcattattctgtcttacatgcagatcttcagggctgtgctgaggatcccctctgagcagggacggcacaaagccttttccacgtgcctccctcacctggccgtgatctccctctttctcagcactgccatATTTGCCCACCTGAagcccccctccatctcctccccatccctggacctGGTGGTGGCAGTTCTGTACTtggtggtgcctccagcagtgaaccccctcatctacagcatgaggaaccaggagctgacggacgcactgaagaagctgatgcagtcaggtgtctctcagcagcactga
- the LOC130143459 gene encoding olfactory receptor 14C36-like produces the protein MSNSSSITQFLLLALADTQELQLLHFWLSLGIYLAALMANGLIITTIVCDHHLRTPMYLFLLNLSLLDLGSISTTVPKAMANSLWDTRDISYPGCAAQLFLIVFFLSAECSLLTVMAYDRYVAICQPLHYGTLLGSRACVHMAAAAWASGFLCAALHTANTLSLPLCQGNALGQVFCEIPQILKLSCSHTYLREVGLIVAGASLFFGCFVFIVLSYVQIFRAVLRIPSEQGRHKAFSTCLPHLAVVSLFVSTATSAYLKPRSISSPSLDLVVAVLYSVVPPAVNPLIYSMRNQELKDALKKLMQSGVSQQH, from the coding sequence atgtccaacagcagctccatcacccagttcctcctcctggcattggcagacacgcaggagctgcagctcttgcacttctggctctccctgggcatctacctggctgccctcatggccaatggcctcatcatcaccaccatAGTGTGCGACCACCACCTGCGCACACCCATGTACTTGttcctcctcaacctctccctcctcgacctaggctccatctccaccactgtccccaaagccatggccaactccctctgggacaccagggacatctcctacccaggatgtgctgcacagctcttcctgattgtctttttcctttcagcagagtgttctctcctcaccgtcatggcctatgaccgctacgtggccatctgccagcccctgcactacgggaccctgctgggcagcagagcttgtgtccacatggcagcagctgcctgggccagtgggtttctctgtgctgcgctgcacacggccaatacactgtcactgccgctctgccaaggcaatgccctgggacaggtcttctgtgaaatcccacagatcctcaagctctcctgctcacacacctacctcagggaagtggggcttatTGTGGCTGGTGCCTCTTTATtctttggctgttttgttttcattgttctgtcctatgtgcagatcttcagggctgtgctgaggatcccctctgagcagggacggcacaaagccttttccacgtgcctccctcacctggccgtggTCTCCCTCTTTGTCAGCACTGCCACGTCTGCCTACCTGAAACCCcgctccatctcctccccatccctggacctGGTGGTGGCAGTTCTGTACTcggtggtgcctccagcagtgaaccccctcatctacagcatgaggaaccaggagctgaaggacgcactgaagaagctgatgcagtcaggtgtctctcagcagcactga